A part of Methanohalobium evestigatum Z-7303 genomic DNA contains:
- a CDS encoding redoxin domain-containing protein produces MDEYAADFTLKDQNDEKYTLSDFKNQKILLSFHPLAWTVVCAKHMQLLENNYKQFKDLNTTPLGISVDPVPSKNA; encoded by the coding sequence CTGATTTTACTTTAAAAGACCAAAATGATGAAAAATATACTCTTTCTGATTTTAAAAATCAGAAAATACTGCTGTCATTCCATCCTCTTGCATGGACAGTTGTATGTGCCAAACACATGCAATTACTGGAAAACAACTACAAACAGTTTAAAGATTTAAATACCACACCTCTGGGTATAAGTGTAGACCCTGTACCCTCTAAGAATGCCTGA